A segment of the Pseudoalteromonas piscicida genome:
GATGAAGCAAAAATTCGTGAAGTACTCACTTCACTAGATTCTTCTGTTCGTGAAAAGCAAGCTGCTAAAGTTGAAGCTGACGCGAAGAAAAATAAAGAAGAAGGCGATAAGTACCTAGCTGAGAACGCGAAGAAAGAAGGCGTCCAGGTAACTGAGTCAGGTCTTCAGTATGAAGTGCTAAGCGAAGGTGATGGGAAAAAGCCAGTTGCAACAGACAAGGTGACAGTACATTATAAAGGTACTTTGTTAGATGGTTCTGAGTTCGATAGCTCTTACGCACGTAATGAGCCTGCCACTTTCAACCTAAATCAAGTTATTGCAGGTTGGACTGAAGGTCTACAGTTAATGAACACTGGCGCTAAGTATAAGTTTACGATTCCTGCGGAGCTTGCATACGGCACTCGTAACCTTGGTAAAATTCCAGCAAACTCAACACTGGTATTTGAAGTTGAACTGCTAGGTATCGAAGACGAAGCTGAAGAAGCTGCTGAATAATTTGGCAGTGTCCGTAAAGAAAAAGGTGAGATAGCTATCTCACCTTTTTTTATATTTTGGTGCCCGCAAATTTAGACTATTCAGTGTGATTAGAATAAAGGTTATCGATCAGCTCATCTTCCAATTGGAAGCGTAACTCAAGCGTTTCACCTAACACAGACAGGTCGTTATCGAAGTCTGTTAATTCTTGTGTTTCTTGATTTACTTCAGCGTATTTGTCGTTGAAATCAAGTGCGGTATCAGTCGTATCTGTGATCCGAGGGTACAGTGACTGAGCCAGTTTTGCGCTTTCA
Coding sequences within it:
- the fkpA gene encoding FKBP-type peptidyl-prolyl cis-trans isomerase; its protein translation is MKQTIKLSLVAASVLALVACNKKAEEQKPAEVKLDTEVQQQAYGIGASVGNFLQKDLADKKELGIELDQELLMRGFKDALAGEAKLDEAKIREVLTSLDSSVREKQAAKVEADAKKNKEEGDKYLAENAKKEGVQVTESGLQYEVLSEGDGKKPVATDKVTVHYKGTLLDGSEFDSSYARNEPATFNLNQVIAGWTEGLQLMNTGAKYKFTIPAELAYGTRNLGKIPANSTLVFEVELLGIEDEAEEAAE